A single genomic interval of Flavihumibacter rivuli harbors:
- a CDS encoding UpxY family transcription antiterminator: MEKRSWYALYTKPRWEKKVNELLHKKGFESYCPLNKVRRKWSDRYKVIEEPLFKSYVFVCLSDKEKTDVRMLDGVVNFVYWLGKPARVKQEEIEKIKRFLGEHSHVEVEQLPALEPGVKVVINAGVFMDHEARVITEGKKDVELLIESLGLKLVARIGKDKVSIQS, translated from the coding sequence ATGGAAAAAAGATCCTGGTATGCCCTGTATACCAAGCCAAGGTGGGAAAAAAAGGTGAATGAACTCTTGCATAAAAAAGGGTTTGAAAGCTATTGTCCCTTAAATAAAGTACGGCGGAAATGGAGTGACCGGTATAAAGTGATCGAGGAACCGCTGTTCAAAAGTTATGTATTCGTTTGCCTCTCTGACAAGGAGAAGACCGATGTCCGCATGCTGGATGGGGTGGTGAACTTTGTGTATTGGCTGGGCAAGCCTGCCAGGGTAAAGCAGGAGGAGATCGAGAAGATCAAGCGTTTCCTTGGCGAACATTCCCATGTTGAAGTAGAGCAACTGCCGGCATTGGAACCCGGCGTGAAAGTGGTGATCAATGCCGGTGTTTTCATGGACCATGAAGCAAGGGTGATCACGGAGGGGAAAAAGGATGTAGAGCTCCTGATCGAAAGCCTGGGCCTGAAACTGGTCGCCAGGATCGGCAAGGACAAAGTGAGCATTCAATCTTGA
- a CDS encoding polysaccharide biosynthesis/export family protein, whose protein sequence is MLNKLMPGAVLLSALFLLVGCMASKKNHEQRLYLQGIDSLKYKELAVPVPVIKKGDLLTILVYSDSKDATELFNQPQGGSTGGAMGGNSSNLSSTGRGYQVDENGQIYFHSLGLLKVEGMTKSELAVLLRDKLKVYLQNPYVTVRYTNARVTVLGEVAKPGVIELPDQKVSILDVLGWSGDLTPFGRRDNILVVREIDGQRVTGRLDIRSSDIYGSPFFYLQQNDMVYIEPNRRKPTGNEQVLTRNIAIGTSVLSVIAIIASLIAR, encoded by the coding sequence ATGCTGAATAAGCTGATGCCTGGTGCAGTGCTCTTGTCTGCACTTTTTTTATTGGTTGGCTGTATGGCCAGTAAGAAGAACCATGAACAGCGCCTCTACCTGCAGGGAATCGATTCCCTCAAGTATAAGGAACTGGCCGTACCGGTACCGGTGATCAAAAAAGGTGACCTGCTGACCATACTGGTGTATAGTGACAGCAAGGATGCCACCGAACTCTTCAACCAGCCGCAAGGCGGAAGTACCGGTGGCGCAATGGGTGGAAACTCCAGTAACCTTTCTTCCACCGGCCGTGGCTACCAGGTGGATGAGAATGGCCAGATCTATTTTCATTCCCTTGGCCTGCTCAAGGTAGAAGGTATGACCAAATCTGAACTGGCTGTATTGCTGCGGGATAAGCTCAAAGTGTATTTACAGAACCCCTATGTCACGGTCCGGTATACCAATGCCAGGGTAACCGTATTGGGGGAAGTGGCCAAGCCCGGGGTGATCGAATTGCCTGACCAGAAAGTATCCATTTTGGATGTGCTCGGTTGGTCGGGTGACCTTACTCCCTTTGGCCGGCGGGATAATATTTTAGTGGTAAGGGAAATAGATGGCCAGCGGGTCACCGGCAGGCTGGATATCCGCAGTTCGGATATTTATGGATCGCCTTTCTTCTACCTGCAGCAGAACGACATGGTCTATATTGAACCCAACCGTCGCAAGCCGACAGGGAACGAGCAGGTGTTGACCCGCAATATTGCCATTGGTACCAGTGTATTGTCAGTGATCGCTATCATAGCCTCCCTGATCGCCCGATAA
- a CDS encoding GumC family protein yields the protein MDQSSESFAIKKPDFTPMELVFRYIKYLPWVVLSLVVFFILAYINLRYTPNVYSARGQMIIKSESPYSTGDEKFNSLFLMDQGPNLNNEMVILRSTNLVQRVVRDLGLQTEYTGVGKVRSTLLYKTSPIKLEILKKKDSSAVYFKVILIDNKRYKLEGEEQEKLSGQPFETPQGLFRITIQDMPFIEFDTKEFEVAYYPVDIAAERMIPAINVKQVNEQANILDISFQSTDMQLAADFVNSLMEEYAQLTIEDKNTIAQNTIRFIDDRLDSLKSELSGVENTIQRFQETNQGIALESQSELYVSSMSEMDKKTNEVLVRKKVLEWLRSYLASKENDNNTVPVNLGVEETSIIPLIGAYNDLQVKKSALLKSTTAQNPKVVEMSTSLDKLRQDLVEALNSVERAYDIELGQLQQRYNLIQQKAVSIPGKARQLLNVERQQKIKEELYLLLLSKKEEVAIGAASVLPNSSVLEKATNRGSLVAPIRKSVFMKFLLMGLALPVLIIALIEFLNDKVTIRSDIEKQTGAPIAGEIGRSEDPSPLLVTQQNRSFITEQFRAIRSNMAYLASNAKKPTILVTSSMSGEGKSFISTNVGAAYALAGKKTLILEFDIRKPKVASNLGVSTRKGLSSYLVTNDDPEDLITKVPNVDGLYIFPCGVIPPNPAEMLLFPKMDELFAWAKRNFDVVIIDSAPVGVVSDALTLGKYADATLFIVRQGYTHKKMIEMVEKIYQQNRLPGLSLVINDVKAQPGYGYGYGYGYGYGYGKKGYMGDYFDSTGKSKTSFLKSLFSKDK from the coding sequence ATGGATCAATCCAGTGAAAGCTTTGCAATAAAGAAACCGGATTTCACCCCCATGGAACTGGTGTTCCGTTACATCAAGTACCTGCCCTGGGTGGTGCTGAGCCTGGTGGTCTTTTTTATCCTGGCCTATATCAACCTGCGCTATACCCCCAATGTGTATAGCGCGAGGGGGCAGATGATCATCAAAAGCGAATCTCCCTATTCTACCGGGGACGAAAAATTCAATAGCCTCTTCCTGATGGATCAGGGTCCCAACCTGAACAATGAGATGGTGATCCTTCGCTCCACCAACCTGGTGCAGCGGGTAGTGAGGGACCTCGGCCTCCAGACCGAATATACCGGTGTAGGAAAAGTGAGGTCGACCCTATTGTACAAGACCAGCCCCATCAAACTGGAGATCCTGAAGAAGAAGGACTCTTCCGCCGTCTATTTCAAGGTGATCCTCATCGATAACAAACGTTATAAACTGGAAGGGGAAGAGCAGGAAAAACTTTCCGGCCAGCCCTTTGAGACCCCCCAGGGCCTGTTTCGGATCACCATCCAGGATATGCCTTTTATCGAATTCGATACAAAGGAGTTTGAAGTTGCTTATTACCCCGTTGATATTGCGGCGGAGCGCATGATCCCGGCCATAAATGTTAAGCAGGTGAATGAACAGGCCAATATCCTGGACATCTCCTTCCAAAGCACCGATATGCAGCTGGCCGCTGATTTTGTGAATTCCCTGATGGAGGAGTATGCCCAGCTGACCATCGAGGACAAGAATACCATTGCCCAAAATACCATCCGCTTTATTGACGACCGTCTTGACTCACTCAAGTCAGAATTGTCCGGGGTGGAAAATACCATCCAGCGTTTCCAGGAGACCAACCAGGGCATTGCGCTGGAGTCGCAGTCGGAACTTTATGTGAGCAGTATGAGTGAGATGGACAAGAAGACAAATGAGGTATTGGTAAGGAAGAAGGTATTGGAATGGCTGCGATCCTACCTGGCCAGCAAGGAGAATGACAACAATACGGTTCCCGTTAACCTTGGGGTGGAAGAGACTTCTATTATCCCTCTGATCGGTGCTTACAATGATTTACAGGTCAAGAAATCTGCCTTGTTGAAATCCACCACTGCCCAAAACCCAAAGGTAGTGGAGATGAGTACCAGCCTGGATAAACTCCGCCAGGACCTGGTAGAGGCCCTGAACAGTGTGGAGCGGGCCTATGATATTGAATTGGGGCAATTGCAGCAACGCTATAATCTGATCCAGCAAAAAGCCGTAAGCATCCCGGGTAAAGCCCGCCAATTGCTGAATGTGGAGCGCCAGCAAAAGATCAAGGAAGAACTCTATTTGTTGCTGCTTTCCAAGAAAGAAGAAGTGGCCATCGGAGCCGCTTCGGTATTGCCCAATTCTTCGGTACTGGAGAAGGCTACCAACCGCGGCAGCCTGGTAGCGCCGATCCGGAAATCAGTGTTCATGAAATTCCTGCTAATGGGGCTTGCCCTGCCGGTATTGATCATCGCGCTGATCGAATTCCTCAACGATAAGGTGACCATCCGGAGTGATATTGAAAAACAAACAGGGGCGCCTATTGCCGGTGAGATCGGCCGTTCCGAGGATCCCAGTCCCCTGCTGGTGACCCAGCAGAACAGGAGTTTCATCACCGAACAATTCCGGGCCATCCGCAGCAATATGGCCTACCTGGCCAGCAACGCGAAGAAGCCCACCATCCTGGTGACCTCCTCGATGAGTGGGGAAGGAAAATCCTTTATCAGTACCAATGTAGGTGCAGCCTATGCGTTGGCTGGTAAGAAGACCCTGATCCTGGAATTTGATATCCGCAAACCCAAGGTGGCTTCCAATCTGGGTGTGAGTACCCGAAAAGGGTTGTCGAGCTACCTGGTGACCAATGACGATCCCGAAGACCTGATCACCAAGGTACCTAATGTGGATGGGCTGTATATCTTCCCTTGCGGCGTGATACCGCCCAACCCGGCAGAAATGCTGCTCTTCCCCAAGATGGATGAATTGTTCGCCTGGGCCAAGCGCAATTTTGATGTGGTGATCATTGACTCGGCCCCGGTAGGTGTCGTGAGCGATGCCCTGACCCTGGGCAAATATGCCGATGCCACACTTTTCATTGTAAGGCAGGGCTATACCCATAAGAAGATGATCGAGATGGTGGAGAAGATCTACCAGCAGAACAGGTTGCCCGGATTGTCCCTGGTGATCAATGACGTGAAAGCGCAGCCCGGCTATGGCTATGGCTATGGTTACGGCTATGGTTATGGTTATGGCAAGAAAGGCTATATGGGGGATTATTTTGATAGTACAGGTAAATCCAAAACCTCTTTCCTGAAAAGCCTGTTCTCTAAAGACAAATGA
- a CDS encoding ABC transporter permease, whose protein sequence is MPFEEELVIEAGQSERNYWRDLWRFRELFYILSWRDIKVRYKQTVIGAAWSILRPLLTTLIFAFIFGRVAKLENPGSAPYLLMVFAGMLPWQFFANAMSDASNSLVGNANLITKVYFPRMIVPASSIITSFVDFAISFGLLVLIMAWYQFLPPIQVLLLPVFILITFLCALGIGLFLTALNVKYRDFRYIVPFIVQFGLYITPVGFNSSVIPDKWRMIYILNPMVGVIDGFRWCLLDDPFRMDSFLASIVLMVVMMAVGIGYFRKVEKTFADTV, encoded by the coding sequence ATGCCATTCGAAGAAGAATTAGTTATAGAAGCGGGCCAGTCGGAAAGAAATTATTGGCGCGACTTGTGGAGGTTCAGGGAATTGTTCTATATCCTCAGCTGGAGGGATATCAAGGTCAGGTATAAACAAACTGTAATTGGTGCGGCATGGAGTATCCTCCGTCCCCTGCTGACCACCCTGATCTTTGCGTTCATTTTTGGCCGTGTGGCCAAGCTGGAAAACCCTGGATCCGCGCCTTACCTGCTGATGGTGTTCGCGGGGATGCTGCCCTGGCAATTCTTTGCCAATGCCATGTCGGATGCCAGCAATAGTTTGGTGGGCAATGCCAACCTGATCACCAAGGTTTATTTCCCGAGGATGATCGTACCGGCCAGTTCCATCATTACCAGTTTCGTTGATTTTGCCATCTCTTTTGGCTTGCTGGTATTGATCATGGCGTGGTACCAATTCCTGCCACCCATCCAAGTGTTGCTATTGCCAGTATTTATCCTAATTACCTTCCTTTGCGCATTGGGCATTGGATTGTTCCTCACGGCTTTGAATGTGAAGTATCGCGATTTCCGGTATATCGTTCCCTTTATCGTTCAGTTTGGTTTGTATATCACTCCTGTTGGATTTAATAGTAGCGTGATCCCCGATAAATGGCGAATGATCTATATCCTTAACCCCATGGTTGGGGTGATCGACGGGTTCCGCTGGTGCCTGCTGGATGATCCCTTCCGGATGGATTCCTTCCTTGCCAGTATCGTGCTCATGGTAGTGATGATGGCGGTCGGGATAGGCTATTTCAGGAAGGTGGAAAAGACCTTTGCAGATACGGTTTAA
- a CDS encoding ABC transporter ATP-binding protein → MNKHFMGDYIIEISNVSKSYTLAHEGKEKYTTLREEITRKAKSFGAFRKPKANPELSSTEEFWALNDVSFNLKQGDRVGILGRNGAGKSTLLKVLSRITEPTRGTIRIRGRVASLLEVGTGFHPELTGRENIFLNGAILGMSRNDVRKKFDEIVEFSEVEKFLDTPVKRYSSGMYVRLAFAVAAHLEPEILIVDEVLAVGDAQFQRKCLGKMEDVSKGEGRTLLFVSHNMASIQKLCNDAVLMEKGQVLFHGGTQEAVTMYLNKNRQGEGNWGHRHGNGHVKLLAIGLESNEGRARNEFIMGEDVYFRLRIQFERDVQHLDIGMNFKNLMDETITHITNLDSGYELSGREGEVKDILVKATNIWFTPGQYNIDIGIVGQDKEFDIIENVADFQMIQSKDIHRPGIFPSHVKVFTKSIWEAS, encoded by the coding sequence TTGAATAAGCATTTCATGGGTGATTATATCATAGAGATCTCCAATGTTTCCAAGAGCTATACCCTTGCACATGAGGGGAAGGAGAAGTATACGACCCTGAGGGAGGAGATCACCAGGAAGGCGAAGTCCTTTGGTGCCTTCCGTAAGCCAAAGGCCAATCCTGAACTTTCTTCAACAGAAGAATTCTGGGCATTGAATGATGTTTCCTTCAATTTGAAACAGGGGGATAGGGTGGGGATCCTGGGCAGGAATGGCGCGGGTAAGAGTACCTTGCTGAAAGTGTTGAGCAGGATCACCGAGCCCACCAGGGGAACCATCAGGATCAGGGGCCGCGTGGCTAGCTTACTGGAAGTAGGAACGGGTTTCCATCCTGAATTGACCGGAAGGGAAAACATCTTCCTGAATGGTGCCATTCTCGGCATGAGCAGGAACGATGTGCGGAAGAAGTTTGACGAGATTGTAGAGTTTTCAGAAGTGGAGAAGTTCCTGGATACCCCTGTAAAGCGCTACAGTAGCGGAATGTATGTTCGCCTGGCCTTTGCGGTGGCTGCCCACCTGGAGCCGGAGATACTGATCGTGGATGAGGTGTTGGCAGTTGGGGATGCACAGTTCCAGCGGAAATGCCTGGGTAAGATGGAAGATGTGAGCAAGGGAGAGGGCAGGACCTTATTGTTCGTGAGCCATAATATGGCCAGTATCCAGAAACTCTGTAACGATGCCGTGTTGATGGAAAAGGGACAGGTGCTCTTTCATGGAGGTACCCAGGAGGCCGTAACCATGTACCTGAACAAGAACAGGCAGGGCGAAGGCAATTGGGGGCACAGGCATGGCAACGGCCATGTGAAACTCCTGGCCATTGGCCTTGAGTCCAATGAAGGCCGTGCACGGAATGAGTTCATCATGGGTGAAGATGTGTATTTCCGCTTGCGCATCCAGTTCGAGCGGGATGTGCAACACCTCGATATTGGCATGAACTTCAAGAACCTTATGGATGAGACCATTACCCATATTACCAACCTGGATTCCGGTTATGAATTGTCGGGTAGGGAAGGGGAAGTGAAGGATATCCTGGTCAAGGCTACCAATATCTGGTTTACACCGGGGCAATACAATATTGATATTGGGATCGTTGGCCAGGATAAGGAATTCGATATCATTGAGAATGTTGCCGACTTCCAGATGATCCAAAGCAAGGACATCCACCGGCCGGGGATCTTCCCTTCCCATGTAAAAGTATTTACCAAGTCAATTTGGGAGGCCAGCTGA
- a CDS encoding FkbM family methyltransferase — MSIISRLKNLLTKDTIQIEELKKSFVPYLPANPSILEAGACDGNDTQELARLWPKGKVYSFEPVPEMYKKAAERNRQEKNVKLYPFALNDSTGKVTINISSGRSNASSSILKPKGHLDVHPDVLFSESIDVPSFTIDDWACNEGVTHIDLMWLDMQGAEYKVLKAAPRILQTVKLIYSEVSLIETYEGVVLYPQYRDWLAMQGFKVIREDLPYEDMGNVLFGRV, encoded by the coding sequence ATGTCAATCATTTCAAGGTTAAAAAACCTTTTGACAAAGGACACTATTCAGATTGAAGAACTGAAGAAAAGTTTTGTCCCTTACTTGCCTGCTAATCCCAGTATCCTGGAAGCGGGTGCCTGCGACGGTAATGACACCCAGGAATTGGCGCGCTTATGGCCCAAGGGCAAAGTATATTCCTTTGAGCCGGTACCGGAAATGTACAAAAAGGCCGCAGAAAGGAATAGGCAGGAGAAGAATGTAAAGCTCTATCCCTTTGCCCTGAATGATTCAACAGGCAAGGTGACCATCAATATCAGTTCGGGAAGGTCCAATGCGTCCAGCTCGATCCTGAAGCCAAAAGGCCACCTGGACGTGCATCCTGATGTCTTGTTCTCCGAATCGATCGATGTGCCTTCCTTTACCATTGACGATTGGGCCTGCAATGAAGGCGTTACCCATATCGACCTCATGTGGCTGGATATGCAGGGCGCTGAATACAAAGTATTGAAAGCCGCACCAAGGATCCTGCAGACCGTTAAGTTGATCTATTCAGAAGTGAGTTTGATCGAAACCTATGAAGGGGTGGTCTTGTATCCCCAATACAGGGACTGGCTGGCGATGCAGGGATTCAAAGTGATCCGGGAAGACCTGCCTTATGAGGATATGGGGAATGTGTTGTTTGGCAGGGTATAG
- a CDS encoding glycosyltransferase produces the protein MSNSLEQPLVSIVLPVKDHLRFIDARLDSILYQDYANWTCHVIDGCSTDGTWQRIVERVGKDPRFQLEQREPRGIYDAWNYGIRSAKGQYLYIATSDDTMEPNGISSFVAHLEQYPACGMAHCNLRIIDEHGQNVEPNPWDKYLPQQFYGSKMKELHIRKAPVDGLLHSVLFTIYTSVTQLFFRRSVFDEVGLFSLQFGAKADFEWGMRASLIVDVLHVPEYLATWRTHQEQVTAKESRSKSSVYKELALMVESASVSGIFSSKYLSRYYRSRIVEIGCIERPKRFQRLIFIMMQFFKDPLAVIEYFKCKGVNPLQVASIKLAESGFNNKP, from the coding sequence ATGAGTAATTCGCTTGAGCAGCCGCTGGTTTCTATTGTATTACCAGTAAAGGATCACCTGCGCTTCATTGATGCCCGGCTGGATTCCATCCTGTACCAGGATTATGCAAATTGGACCTGTCATGTGATAGACGGTTGTTCAACCGATGGTACCTGGCAGCGTATCGTGGAGCGGGTAGGAAAGGATCCCCGGTTCCAATTGGAACAGCGGGAACCCCGCGGGATCTATGATGCCTGGAACTATGGCATCCGTAGTGCTAAAGGCCAATACCTCTACATCGCCACCAGTGATGATACCATGGAGCCGAATGGCATCAGCAGCTTTGTAGCGCACCTGGAGCAATACCCGGCATGCGGAATGGCGCATTGCAATCTCCGGATCATTGATGAGCATGGACAGAATGTAGAACCCAATCCCTGGGACAAATACCTTCCCCAGCAATTCTACGGAAGCAAGATGAAGGAATTGCATATCCGGAAGGCTCCTGTAGATGGCCTGTTGCATTCAGTATTGTTCACCATCTATACTTCCGTTACCCAATTGTTTTTCAGGCGGTCTGTCTTTGATGAGGTGGGCCTCTTTTCCCTGCAGTTTGGGGCAAAAGCGGATTTCGAATGGGGAATGCGTGCAAGTTTAATTGTGGACGTATTACATGTGCCTGAGTATTTAGCTACGTGGAGGACCCATCAGGAACAAGTTACAGCAAAAGAATCTCGTTCAAAATCTTCTGTTTATAAGGAGTTGGCCTTGATGGTTGAATCCGCTTCAGTTAGCGGCATATTTAGCTCTAAATATTTGTCTAGATATTATCGTAGTAGGATAGTTGAAATTGGCTGCATTGAACGACCAAAGCGCTTCCAAAGACTTATATTCATAATGATGCAGTTTTTTAAAGATCCCTTGGCTGTAATTGAATATTTTAAATGCAAAGGAGTCAATCCTCTTCAGGTTGCTTCCATTAAACTTGCAGAATCTGGATTCAATAACAAGCCTTGA
- a CDS encoding glycosyltransferase family 4 protein — MKKVLIITPTPTHPDTAGNRKMVKYLASFFKERGYEVHCLYLAFEQYDKAAMKAFFNGHLFEIAKDDLYRTSFNLHQLSLRLRLKWFRVAVRLKKWLGLIGQDDFLYNSHLDQHIGINALDAARKLIDPKAYDIVVCEYVWMSSLLSLFGSKTFKIIDTHDKFSDRYKVFQELGKKPEWISLYPGEEKRGLKRADLILALNENERNYFSHLTGHKTILFGCLPGYSPLPRKSFEKHLLYIASANELNLLSINWFIKEVFPLVQESDPMVKLIIGGRISSKVHSDNPSIEMIGEIESALDFYKSGDIVINPELGGTGLKIKTLEALSIGMPIVATTSGAAGVMQPNKDHILIGNTSVDLAGCIIRLLKDERLRVQVSENAIQWFKDYKLSIEKGLLDAVGVV, encoded by the coding sequence ATGAAAAAAGTATTGATCATTACCCCCACCCCTACCCATCCGGATACTGCGGGTAACCGTAAGATGGTAAAATACCTGGCTTCCTTCTTCAAGGAAAGGGGGTATGAGGTGCATTGTTTATACCTGGCTTTTGAACAATACGATAAGGCCGCAATGAAGGCTTTTTTTAATGGCCATCTTTTTGAAATAGCCAAGGATGATCTTTACAGGACCAGCTTTAATCTCCATCAGCTATCCTTACGGTTGAGGTTGAAATGGTTCAGGGTAGCTGTTAGGTTAAAGAAGTGGTTGGGGCTGATCGGCCAGGATGATTTCCTGTATAATTCCCATCTTGACCAGCATATTGGTATCAATGCACTGGACGCAGCAAGAAAACTGATCGATCCGAAAGCCTATGACATTGTTGTCTGTGAGTATGTTTGGATGTCCTCCCTCTTGTCATTGTTCGGGTCAAAAACCTTTAAGATCATTGATACCCACGATAAGTTTTCCGACAGGTATAAGGTGTTCCAGGAACTTGGGAAGAAACCGGAATGGATCAGTCTTTATCCTGGTGAGGAAAAGCGAGGATTGAAAAGAGCTGACTTGATCCTGGCTTTAAATGAGAACGAGAGGAATTATTTTTCACATCTGACAGGACATAAGACGATTTTGTTTGGATGCTTACCAGGTTATTCACCTTTGCCTAGGAAAAGTTTTGAGAAGCATCTATTGTATATTGCCTCTGCCAATGAATTGAATTTGTTGAGTATAAATTGGTTTATTAAAGAGGTTTTTCCCTTAGTGCAAGAAAGTGATCCAATGGTTAAATTGATCATCGGTGGCAGGATAAGCTCCAAGGTTCATTCTGATAACCCAAGTATTGAGATGATAGGAGAGATTGAAAGCGCTTTGGATTTTTATAAATCGGGTGACATTGTAATTAACCCTGAATTGGGTGGTACTGGCCTAAAAATTAAAACACTAGAAGCCTTATCCATTGGAATGCCTATAGTTGCTACTACCAGTGGTGCTGCTGGAGTGATGCAGCCAAATAAGGACCATATATTAATTGGTAATACTTCAGTGGATCTTGCTGGATGCATCATTCGTCTTTTGAAAGATGAAAGACTGCGAGTTCAAGTTAGCGAAAATGCGATTCAGTGGTTTAAGGATTATAAGTTGTCAATTGAGAAAGGGCTTTTAGACGCAGTTGGGGTAGTTTGA